In Vicingaceae bacterium, the following proteins share a genomic window:
- the yfkH gene encoding hypothetical protein — protein sequence MLKKSKIQEIKEKFIHQLSIPLKKIYLPGMEGNSLFDVLYFFLKALNNGLITTRAYALAFRFFMALFPALIFLFNLIPYLPISGVKEQILMLLREILPPELDEFYVTIEDLLTNQRSGLLSFGFFLTLYLALNGIEAMIGAFQGSFNIEKKLPPIKLKLKALVLLFILALLFILTGVLLISAGFIIDFIHSLNLIDEEWIILAFQLARWFTIVFSYIAGISAIYYFGHVRKIKWRIFSPGSIFATFASILASTGFAFYVNNFANYNKVYGSLGFIIILMLWIYINSLILLVGFELNASIYKAKDNQTKKSS from the coding sequence ATGTTGAAAAAGAGCAAAATCCAAGAAATCAAAGAAAAATTTATCCATCAGTTGAGCATTCCACTGAAAAAAATATACCTTCCGGGTATGGAAGGCAATTCATTATTTGACGTTTTGTATTTTTTTTTAAAAGCCCTCAATAACGGGTTGATCACCACCAGGGCTTATGCTCTTGCTTTTCGTTTTTTTATGGCCTTGTTCCCGGCTTTGATTTTTCTTTTCAACCTGATACCATATCTCCCTATTTCAGGAGTGAAAGAACAGATTCTGATGTTGCTCAGAGAAATATTGCCACCTGAGCTTGACGAGTTTTATGTAACCATCGAAGATTTATTGACCAATCAACGTAGCGGTTTGCTTTCATTTGGTTTTTTTTTAACGCTTTATCTGGCTTTGAACGGAATTGAAGCAATGATTGGAGCTTTTCAAGGTTCTTTTAATATTGAAAAGAAATTGCCCCCCATCAAACTGAAATTGAAGGCCCTGGTTTTACTTTTTATACTTGCTTTATTATTTATTTTAACAGGTGTTTTGCTCATTTCCGCAGGATTTATTATCGATTTTATTCACTCCTTAAATTTAATAGATGAAGAGTGGATTATCCTTGCTTTCCAATTGGCCCGGTGGTTTACGATAGTTTTTAGTTATATTGCAGGAATCTCTGCCATATATTATTTTGGTCACGTAAGAAAAATTAAATGGAGAATTTTTTCTCCGGGTTCTATTTTTGCCACATTTGCTTCTATTTTGGCTTCTACCGGATTTGCTTTTTATGTCAACAACTTTGCCAACTACAATAAAGTTTATGGATCGTTGGGTTTTATTATTATCTTAATGTTGTGGATTTATATCAATTCATTGATTTTGCTTGTGGGGTTTGAGTTAAATGCAAGCATATACAAGGCCAAAGACAACCAGACGAAAAAATCTTCTTAA
- the relA gene encoding RelA/SpoT family protein — MSQTNMSQTKVLTISEEEKKDILKRYRHIRRLLIKKGSKKENLDLFRKAFEVAYDAHSQARRKTGEPYIIHPLEVATICVEEMGMGSTTAICALLHDTVEDTDLSLDDIERMFGKKVRTIIDGLTKISGVIDQSNISLQAENFKKILLTLSEDIRVILIKIADRLHNMRTLDSMKREKQLKIASETLYLYAPLAHRLGLYNIKTELEDLSLKYTEPEVYYEIERKLKKTKSVRTRFINQFSLPIKKALEAEGFKFEMKGRTKSIYSIYNKMKKKNIPFEEVYDVFAIRIVIDSPPEREKADCWRVYSIVTDFYQPSPERLRDWISIPKSNGYEALHTTVMSPTGKWVEVQIRSKRMDEIAEKGLAAHWKYKEGAAETYFDQWLTKIRELLEQPNPDALDFVDDFKLTLLSEEVSIFTPKGDLISLPQGATALDFAFAIHSEIGLHCIGAKVNNKLEPLSYILQNGDQVEIITSKKQRPTEDWLSYVKTPKARHAIKQALMAGKKEKAKEAQPILKKFLEKHGAEYNNKNLHTLMRIFNYKNQTDFLFDIAEGNVYLESSIRNFEVRNKQLVQINPNLQQDNAQQALKKLNEETLVIGEQQDLFDYKLAPCCNPIPGDEIFGFITINDGIKIHKTSCPNTVQLLSNYAYRVIKARWTSQQKVAFLAGIKVIGFDKIGIVNEITRIISNELNVNMRSISFDSNDGIFEGKIMVFINDNKHLNNLIEKIKKVEGVNKVVRIEG; from the coding sequence ATGAGCCAAACAAATATGAGCCAAACAAAAGTTTTAACAATCAGCGAAGAAGAAAAAAAAGATATTTTAAAACGTTATCGGCATATACGCAGGTTGTTGATTAAAAAAGGTAGTAAGAAGGAAAATCTCGACCTTTTCAGAAAGGCCTTTGAAGTAGCCTATGATGCTCACAGCCAGGCACGAAGGAAAACCGGCGAACCATATATAATTCACCCTCTTGAAGTTGCCACCATTTGCGTTGAAGAAATGGGTATGGGCTCAACCACTGCCATTTGTGCTTTGCTTCATGATACTGTTGAAGATACGGATCTCTCACTGGACGATATTGAAAGAATGTTCGGCAAAAAGGTCCGGACCATCATCGACGGTTTAACAAAAATCAGCGGAGTAATTGACCAATCGAACATATCATTACAAGCCGAAAATTTCAAAAAAATACTCTTAACACTTTCGGAGGATATCCGGGTGATTCTTATTAAAATCGCCGATCGGCTGCACAATATGCGCACACTTGACTCCATGAAAAGAGAAAAACAGTTGAAAATTGCATCAGAAACATTATATTTATATGCACCCCTTGCTCATCGTTTGGGATTATACAATATAAAAACCGAATTGGAAGACCTCTCTTTGAAATATACTGAACCCGAAGTATATTACGAAATTGAAAGAAAACTCAAAAAAACTAAATCGGTAAGAACCCGTTTTATCAACCAATTCTCCTTACCCATCAAGAAAGCCCTGGAAGCCGAAGGATTTAAATTTGAAATGAAAGGGCGCACAAAATCCATCTATTCCATCTATAACAAGATGAAAAAGAAGAACATTCCATTTGAAGAAGTATATGATGTTTTTGCCATACGCATAGTGATCGACTCTCCCCCCGAAAGAGAGAAGGCCGACTGCTGGCGTGTCTATTCAATAGTGACAGATTTTTACCAGCCCAGCCCGGAAAGATTGCGTGATTGGATTTCAATCCCTAAATCAAATGGATATGAGGCACTGCACACTACAGTAATGAGCCCTACCGGCAAATGGGTTGAAGTGCAAATACGTAGTAAACGCATGGATGAAATTGCCGAGAAGGGTTTGGCCGCACATTGGAAATATAAAGAAGGTGCTGCCGAAACATATTTTGACCAATGGTTGACCAAAATAAGGGAATTACTCGAACAACCAAATCCCGATGCCTTGGATTTTGTCGATGATTTTAAATTGACACTGCTTTCTGAAGAAGTAAGCATTTTTACTCCAAAAGGAGATCTTATTTCATTGCCACAAGGAGCCACAGCATTGGATTTTGCCTTCGCTATTCACTCTGAAATTGGACTGCATTGCATAGGCGCAAAAGTCAACAACAAACTCGAACCGCTCAGTTACATCCTACAAAATGGCGATCAAGTGGAAATCATCACCTCCAAAAAACAACGACCTACAGAAGATTGGCTTTCTTATGTCAAAACACCTAAAGCACGCCATGCCATCAAGCAAGCATTAATGGCCGGTAAAAAGGAAAAAGCAAAAGAAGCCCAACCCATATTGAAAAAATTTCTGGAAAAACACGGCGCCGAATACAACAATAAGAATTTGCATACTCTTATGCGAATTTTCAATTATAAAAATCAAACAGATTTTTTATTTGACATTGCCGAAGGCAACGTTTATCTTGAATCATCCATCCGTAATTTCGAAGTCAGAAACAAACAGTTGGTTCAGATTAATCCTAACCTTCAACAAGACAATGCACAACAAGCCCTCAAAAAACTTAATGAAGAAACATTAGTTATCGGCGAACAACAAGATTTGTTTGATTATAAACTTGCCCCTTGTTGCAATCCTATTCCGGGAGACGAAATTTTTGGATTTATCACCATCAACGACGGAATTAAAATTCATAAAACATCTTGCCCAAACACTGTTCAATTGCTGTCAAACTATGCCTATAGAGTCATCAAAGCACGATGGACAAGCCAACAAAAGGTTGCTTTCCTTGCCGGCATCAAAGTTATTGGTTTTGATAAAATAGGAATCGTGAATGAAATCACCAGAATTATTTCTAATGAATTGAATGTCAACATGCGTAGTATTAGTTTTGACAGTAACGATGGTATTTTTGAAGGAAAAATTATGGTTTTTATCAATGACAACAAGCACTTGAATAACTTGATAGAAAAAATAAAAAAAGTAGAGGGGGTCAATAAAGTAGTGAGAATTGAAGGTTAA
- a CDS encoding nicotinate-nucleotide diphosphorylase (carboxylating) gives MNFTLDDFIKWAIAEDLGDGDHTTLATIDHHAHGKARLLVKESCVIAGIELANHIFHYYDKDIVFNAFAKDGDKLQPGQTAFEIEGKIHTILSMERLVLNCMQRMSAIATYTYSLKEKIKHTKTKLLDTRKTTPLNRYIEKWAVRIGGGYNHRMGLYDMIMIKDNHIDFCGGIDKAIQKVKEYQQKMQINLPVVIEARSQEDVNEILRIGYVQRILLDNFTPGQIAEAVKIIDGRMETEASGGINEENIVEYAESGVDYISVGALTHHIQSIDLSLKAC, from the coding sequence ATGAATTTCACTTTGGATGATTTTATAAAATGGGCCATTGCTGAGGATTTGGGCGATGGCGATCATACTACCTTGGCGACGATTGACCATCATGCACATGGCAAAGCAAGGTTGTTGGTTAAAGAAAGTTGTGTGATAGCCGGAATAGAATTGGCAAATCATATTTTTCATTATTACGATAAGGATATTGTTTTCAATGCATTTGCCAAGGATGGAGACAAATTGCAACCGGGTCAGACGGCATTTGAAATAGAAGGCAAAATTCACACGATTTTGTCAATGGAACGGCTGGTTTTGAATTGCATGCAACGTATGTCTGCCATTGCCACTTACACCTATTCATTAAAAGAAAAAATAAAACATACAAAAACAAAATTATTGGACACTCGCAAAACCACTCCGCTCAACCGTTATATCGAAAAATGGGCCGTAAGAATTGGAGGCGGATACAATCACCGTATGGGACTATACGATATGATAATGATTAAAGACAATCATATTGATTTTTGCGGAGGCATTGATAAAGCCATTCAAAAAGTAAAAGAATATCAACAAAAGATGCAAATAAACCTTCCTGTGGTGATAGAAGCAAGATCGCAAGAAGATGTAAACGAAATTTTACGGATCGGTTATGTCCAACGAATTTTGTTGGATAACTTTACGCCCGGACAAATTGCTGAAGCCGTAAAGATTATTGATGGCAGAATGGAAACAGAGGCCTCCGGTGGAATTAATGAAGAAAATATTGTGGAATATGCCGAGTCGGGAGTGGATTATATTTCAGTAGGAGCTCTCACTCATCACATACAAAGCATTGATCTTAGTTTAAAAGCATGTTGA